The proteins below come from a single Papaver somniferum cultivar HN1 chromosome 11, ASM357369v1, whole genome shotgun sequence genomic window:
- the LOC113323013 gene encoding uncharacterized protein LOC113323013 isoform X4: MFNLEGLIPKVCQLAQEVGEDERALQIRAAALQALSSLVWFMGEHSHISSEFDSVVSVVLDNYGGNTKKTSENNDQDKPGSHSHWVQEVLKSEGHISPPPEIMERVSSWKKLVDEKGQMHVSLEDSKNPGFWSRVCLQNMVKLAKEATTVRRVLESLFRYFDDGNTWSPQHGLTLSVLLEMQLLMENSGQNTHLLLSILIKHLDHKNVIKQPDMQLDILDVTTCLARYSRVQASMSIIGTLSDLMRHLRKSMHCSLDDSNLGADLTQWNRKLQEAVDKCLVQIVNKVGDAGPVLDTMVVMLENISSNTVLARTTVSAVYRTAQIVASVPNLSYQQKAFPEALFHHLLVAMVHVDHQTRVEAHRIFSVVLVPSSICPKPSSTAAPDYFDHRRTLSRIVSVFSSSAALFEKLRKVKCETSSALTTEDVQQNSNGEQLVSSSQAPDSRVYSRNVSRLASSKDGKSSGSSSPTEELHSNDQTSLRLSSRQITLLLSSIWAQSISPENKPENYEAIAHTYSLVLLFSRGKNSSNEVVVKSFQLAFSLRSISLGGGQLQPSRRRSLFTLAMSMIIFMSKAYQIIPLVARTKALLTDKTVDPFLQLVQDSRLQAIGNGSDFPSKVYGSKEDDATSLKVLSEIEITDNQTKESLASMVLKGMGNLSDAETSTIREQLLNEFLPDDECPLGAQFTSGTRFLNEQGAHATFTIGDDDDEDEDGHETSESKTDASSFVGMQSPNLLSVNQLLDSVYETSYQVGRFSVTTTPDIPYKDMALHCETLLMGKQQKMSFFMTAQQKQENSMEESLHDNSNKPATLPSDPGFPTNSSSSIAVDRNSNARHAKPPIGTGPLPCAAAYQHHPDYLKLPASSPYDNFLKAAGC, translated from the exons ATGTTCAACTTAGAAGGCTTGATTCCGAAAGTCTGTCAGCTTGCTCAAGAAGTGGGGGAGGATGAGAGAGCTCTACAGATACGTGCAGCTGCACTCCAAGCCCTTTCTTCCCTG GTTTGGTTCATGGGTGAACATTCTCACATTTCGTCTGAATTTGATTCT GTTGTCTCAGTGGTCTTGGACAACTATGGTGGCAACACTAAGAAAACATCTGAGAATAATGACCAGGACAAGCCAGGTAGCCATAGTCATTGGGTCCAAGAGGTGCTTAAATCCGAAGGCCATATCTCTCCTCCACCAGAAATCATGGAAAGGGTTAGTTCTTGGAAGAAGCTAGTGGACGAGAAAGGTCAAATGCATGTGTCTTT AGAAGACTCCAAAAACCCTGGTTTTTGGTCTAGAGTTTGCCTACAAAACATGGTTAAGCTAGCAAAGGAAGCTACTACTGTACGTCGTGTGTTAGAGTCTCTGTTTCGCTATTTTGATGATGGCAATACATGGTCTCCTCAACATGGGCTTACTCTCTCTGTCTTGCTGGAAATGCAATTACTAATGGAAAACTCTG GTCAGAACACACATCTTCTGTTATCTATTTTAATTAAGCACCTTGATCACAAGAATGTCATAAAACAACCGGACATGCAGCTGGACATTTTAGATGTTACAACATGCCTTGCTAGGTACTCAAGAGTTCAGGCCTCTATGTCAATAATTGGTACTCTATCTGACTTAATGAGGCATTTGCGGAAAAGTATGCACTGCTCACTTGATGATTCAAACTTAGGAGCTGATTTAACACAGTGGAACAGAAAGCTACAAGAAGCAGTTGACAAGTGCCTTGTTCAGATAGTGAATAAG GTTGGAGATGCTGGCCCCGTTCTTGACACGATGGTGGTGATGCTGGAAAATATTTCTAGCAATACAGTTCTAGCCCGAACTACAGTTTCAGCAGTTTATCGTACGGCTCAAATTGTAGCATCTGTACCAAATCTATCATATCAACAAAAG GCATTTCCGGAAGCTTTGTTTCACCATTTACTTGTGGCTATGGTCCATGTAGACCATCAAACAAGGGTTGAAGCTCACCGTATCTTTTCTGTTGTTCTGGTGCCATCTTCTATTTGCCCAAAACCTTCCTCAACTGCCGCACCAGATTATTTTGATCATAGGAGAACTCTGTCAAGAATTGtatctgttttttcttcttcagctGCTCTTTTTGAGAAGCTAAGAAAGGTAAAATGTGAAACTTCTAGTGCTTTAACTACAGAAGATGTGCAACAAAATAGCAATGGCGAGCAGCTTGTGAGCAGTTCACAGGCACCTGACAGCAGAGTTTATAGTAGAAATGTTTCACGCTTAGCTTCTTCCAAAGATGGAAAATCTTCAGGGTCATCTTCCCCTACGGAAGAATTACATTCTAAT GATCAGACATCCCTTAGATTGAGCAGTCGTCAGATTACTCTTCTGCTATCCTCAATTTGGGCACAATCAATATCTCCTGAAAACAAACCTGAAAACTATGAAGCTATTGCTCATACATATAGCCTAGTTCTATTATTTTCTCGAGGCAAG AACTCTAGCAATGAGGTTGTAGTTAAAAGTTTTCAGCTTGCATTTTCCTTGAGGAGCATTTCTCTCGGAGGAG GTCAACTACAACCATCGCGTCGTAGATCACTCTTTACTTTGGCAATGTCAATGATCATCTTTATGTCAAAAGCCTACCAGATTATTCCGCTTGTTGCTCGTACTAAGGCTTTACTTACAGATAAGACT GTTGATCCATTTCTACAATTAGTCCAGGATTCCAGATTACAGGCTATTGGAAATGGATCGGATTTTCCGTCAAAAGTTTATGGATCTAAAGAAGATGATGCTACTTCTTTGAAGGTTCTTTCGGAGATAGAGATCACAGATAATCAGACTAAAGAATCTCTGGCTTCAATGGTTTTGAAGGGCATGGGAAATTTGTCGGAT GCAGAGACGTCCACCATAAGAGAGCAGTTGCTAAACGAATTCCTGCCGGATGATGAATGTCCTTTGGGGGCTCAGTTCACATCAGGAACCAGATTTTTGAATGAG CAGGGTGCGCATGCGACTTTTACTATCGGTGATGATGATGACGAGGATGAAGATGGCCATGAGACATCTGAAAGTAAAACAGATGCATCTTCATTTGTTGGAATGCAGTCTCCTAACCTTCTAAGTGTCAATCAACTATTAGATTCG GTTTATGAGACTTCATATCAAGTTGGAAGATTTTCGGTGACCACCACACCTGACATTCCTTATAAGGACATGGCTCTTCACTGTGAGACCCTTCTTATGGGAAAGCAGCAAAAGATGTCTTTTTTCATGACCGCTCAGCAAAAACAGGAGAATTCGATGGAGGAGTCTTTGCATGATAATTCTAACAAGCCAGCTACTTTACCATCCGATCCTGGATTCCCTACG AACTCCAGTTCTTCCATTGCCGTTGACAGGAATTCAAATGCCAGACACGCCAAGCCCCCTATTGGTACTGGTCCATTGCCGTGCGCAGCTGCATATCAACATCATCCTGACTACTTAAAGCTTCCAGCATCGAGTCCGTATGATAACTTCTTGAAAGCTGCAGGGTGTTAA